In Numenius arquata unplaced genomic scaffold, bNumArq3.hap1.1 HAP1_SCAFFOLD_667, whole genome shotgun sequence, the following proteins share a genomic window:
- the LOC141478204 gene encoding LOW QUALITY PROTEIN: uncharacterized protein (The sequence of the model RefSeq protein was modified relative to this genomic sequence to represent the inferred CDS: substituted 1 base at 1 genomic stop codon) — protein sequence MTMEDGSPSVPEFLEDGDSNGPFPLEDPEATSSPPPPPPGPAAAAELPPGEEEEDEEDEDEEEAPRPYRCGECGKAFAQSSNLLKHRRVHSGERPYRCGECGKAFGWSSSLLEHRKGHAGAKPHACGECGKTFSRGSTLLEHQRTHTGEKPFRCGQCGARFSQSSTLVHHRRTHTGERPYGCPECGRAFGRKSTLATHRRTHTGERPYGCPECGRRFAVSSDLAKHRRGAHGGHRCRDCGQRFPRPAALAGHRRKHGAERPHRCEECGRAFRHAGTLLLHRQTHAGAFPCPLCPETFEGSAQLARHRRRRHGPAAKPYRCEACGKAYAQPAGLRHHQPDTPLGCPHCGAAFLWSCRLARHLRACRPHLKPYKCPECGKAFGQSSKLLRHQVTHTGEKPYKCPDCGKIFSQSSNLAEHRRTHGAGRRHFCPLCGKGFALGSYLAKHRLTHTGERPYRCTECGKSFRQSSNLIQHQRTHTGERPYTCPLCGKSFCQNSHLAKHRRTHTGERPYRCGDCGKSFRQSANLLEHRHTHTGERPYRCGQCGKTFGWSSAFSKHQRTHLAXGPRPYRCTECGKTFGQSSNLIEHQRTHTGERPFTCGECQKSFSRSSTLAEHLRTHTGEKPYACPVCSRAFSRSSTLTEHRRTHTGETPYSCPECGKTFGRTSNLVKHLRTHTGEKPYGCGRCGKTFSLSSNLVKHERTHSGEKPFSCGQCGKRFKKKTHLASHQRTHTGERPYRCGECGKAFGQSSTLIEHQRTHTGERPFRCGACGKSFCVSSNLVKHQRIHTGEKPYGCGRCGKRFRYKPQFTRHLKVHPDGDPACGP from the exons ATGACAATGGAG gacgGGTCCCCGTCGGTCCCCGAGTTCCTGGAGGACGGTGACAGCAACGGGCCCTTCCCGCTGGAGGACCCCGAGGCCACCAG ctccccaccgccgccgcccccgggaccggccgccgccgccgagctgcCACCGG gtgaggaagaggaggatgaggaagacgAAGATGAGGAGGAAGCCCCCCGCCCCTACCGCTGCGGCGAGTGCGGCAAAGCCTTCGCCCAGAGCTCCAACCTCCTGAAGCACCGGCGGGTCCACAGCGGGGAGCGCCCTTACCGCTGCGGCGAGTGCGGCAAGGCCTTCGGCTGGAGCTCCTCCCTCCTGGAGCACCGCAAGGGCCACGCCGGCGCCAAGCCCCACGCCTGCGGCGAGTGCGGCAAGACCTTCAGCCGGGGGTCCACCCTCCTGGAGCACCAGCGCACCCACACGGGCGAGAAACCCTTCCGCTGCGGCCAGTGCGGCGCCCGCTTCAGCCAGAGCTCCACCTTGGTCCACCACCGCCGTACCCACACCGGCGAGCGTCCCTACGGCTGCCCCGAGTGCGGCCGGGCTTTCGGACGCAAGTCCACCTTGGCCACCCACCGCCGTACCCACACGGGCGAGCGTCCCTACGGCTGCCCCGAGTGCGGCCGCCGCTTCGCCGTCAGCTCCGACCTGGCCAAGCACCGCCGGGGGGCCCACGGCGGCCACCGCTGCCGGGATTGCGGCCAGCGGTTCCCCCGGCCGGCCGCTTTGGCCGGCCACCGCAGGAAGC ACGGCGCCGAGCGACCCCACCGCTGCGAGGAGTGCGGGCGGGCCTTCCGCCACGCCGGCACCTTGCTCCTCCACCGCCAGACCCACGCCGGCGccttcccctgccctctctgccccGAGACCTTCGAAGGAAGCGCCCAACTGGCCCGGCACCGACGACGCCGCCACGGCCCGGCCGCCAAACCCTACCGTTGCGAAGCTTGCGGCAAAGCCTACGCCCAACCCGCCGGGCTGCGGCACCACCAGCCCGACACCCCCTTGGGTTGTCCCCACTGCGGCGCCGCTTTCCTCTGGAGCTGCCGCTTGGCCCGGCACCTCCGCGCCTGCCGCCCCCACCTCAAGCCCTACAAGTGCCCCGAGTGCGGCAAAGCCTTCGGCCAGAGCTCCAAGCTCCTCCGCCACCAGGTGACCCACACCGGCGAGAAGCCCTACAAGTGCCCCGACTGCGGCAAGATCTTCAGCCAGAGCTCCAACCTGGCCGAGCACCGGCGGACCCACGGGGCCGGCCGGCGCCATTTCTGCCCGCTCTGCGGCAAGGGCTTCGCCCTGGGCTCCTACTTGGCCAAGCACCGGTTGACCCACACCGGCGAGAGGCCCTACCGCTGCACCGAGTGCGGCAAGAGCTTCCGGCAGAGCTCCAACCTCATCCAGCACCAGCGCACCCACACCGGGGAGAGGCCCTACACCTGCCCGCTCTGCGGCAAGAGCTTCTGCCAGAACTCCCACCTGGCCAAGCACCGGCGCACCCACACCGGCGAGCGGCCCTACCGCTGCGGGGACTGCGGCAAGAGCTTCCGGCAGAGCGCCAACCTGCTGGAGCACCGGCACACCCACACCGGCGAGCGGCCCTACCGCTGCGGGCAGTGCGGCAAGACCTTCGGGTGGAGCTCGGCCTTCAGCAAGCACCAGCGCACCCACCTCGCCTGAGGACCCAGG CCCTACCGCTGCACCGAGTGCGGCAAGACCTTCGGCCAGAGCTCCAACCTCATCGAGCACCAGAGGACCCACACCGGGGAGAGGCCCTTCACCTGCGGGGAGTGCCAGAAGAGCTTCAGCCGCAGCTCCACCTTGGCCGAGCACCTCCGGACCCACACCGGGGAGAAGCCCTACGCCTGCCCCGTCTGCTCCCGGGCCTTCAGCAGGAGCTCCACCTTGACCGAGCACCGCCGGACCCACACGGGCGAGACCCCTTACTCCTGCCCCGAGTGCGGCAAGACCTTCGGGCGGACCTCCAACCTGGTCAAGCACCTCCGGACCCACACCGGGGAGAAGCCCTACGGCTGCGGCCGCTGCGGCAAGACCTTCAGCCTCAGCTCCAACCTGGTCAAGCACGAGAGGACCCACAGCGGGGAGAAGCCCTTCTCCTGCGGCCAGTGCGGCAAGCGCTTCAAGAAGAAGACCCACTTGGCTTCCCACCAGCGGACCCACACCGGGGAGAGGCCCTACCGCTGCGGGGAGTGCGGGAAGGCCTTCGGCCAGAGCTCCACCCTCATCGAGCACCAGAGGACCCACACCGGGGAGAGACCTTTCCGCTGCGGGGCCTGCGgcaagagcttctgcgtcagctCCAACCTGGTCAAGCACCAGCGCATCCACACCGGGGAGAAGCCCTACGGCTGCGGCCGCTGCGGCAAGCGCTTCCGCTACAAGCCCCAGTTCACCCGCCACCTGAAGGTCCACCCCGACGGGGACCCGGCCTGCGGTCCCTAA